One Roseburia rectibacter DNA window includes the following coding sequences:
- a CDS encoding phosphatase PAP2 family protein, which produces MDALLHLDGNILLWIQEHVRNDMLTPVMKFITHLGDAGWIWIALTVLFLLLKKMRKTGLLMTCSLIGSLIINNLILKNLVARTRPYEAVDGLQRIIEAQKDLSFPSGHTGSSFAAAVVIFLTCPRKIGVPALLLAFLIMFSRLYVGVHYPTDVLAGMVTGTLIAVLVCAVYRRKFPDNDVQKF; this is translated from the coding sequence ATGGATGCTTTGTTACATTTAGATGGCAATATTTTATTATGGATACAGGAGCATGTGAGAAATGATATGCTGACACCTGTGATGAAATTTATCACACATTTGGGAGACGCCGGATGGATCTGGATCGCACTCACAGTTTTGTTTCTGCTTTTAAAAAAGATGCGAAAGACCGGGCTGCTTATGACGTGTTCACTGATTGGATCTTTGATCATTAATAACCTTATTCTCAAAAATCTGGTTGCCAGAACAAGACCTTATGAGGCAGTGGATGGATTGCAGCGTATCATAGAAGCGCAGAAGGATCTGTCATTTCCATCTGGTCATACCGGCAGTTCGTTTGCGGCAGCAGTTGTTATTTTTCTCACATGTCCGCGAAAGATCGGAGTACCGGCTCTGCTCCTCGCATTCCTGATCATGTTCTCAAGGCTTTATGTCGGGGTTCATTATCCGACGGACGTTCTTGCCGGAATGGTCACAGGAACACTGATCGCGGTGCTGGTATGTGCGGTATACCGGAGAAAGTTTCCGGACAATGATGTGCAGAAATTCTGA
- the spoIIP gene encoding stage II sporulation protein P yields the protein MYAYRYRSLKKKKIKAAVWLWILLSAFIALLIQTDKSFLTKLGEEGAESCCEKVLEFYLPGLSYSIKDENEWSLVEKVIGVLFSEEDVNTESESYKTQIESDLSYETILAREAADENYVDEKTGKVIPSVGSADGTSLPDDEKEVENTKENVEEQDMAQDQTLKDTDSKEAAAVADGKVVTFAREKLDDFDYLIQNFYQVDNTTTIGSTQLNADALLGKDVRLSHDASTPQILIYHTHSQEGYADSVPGDASMTVVGVGDYLTELLTQKYGFSVIHHTGQYDVGDRDHAYAKAGPALEQILAENQSIEVVIDLHRDGVGDNTRLVTEQNGVQMAQVMFFNGLSRTTKTGDIEYLYNPYIADNLAVSFQMQLKAAEYYPGFTRRIYLKGYRYNMHYCPKTLLIEVGAQTNTLEEAKNAMVPLADLLNKVLTGPQ from the coding sequence ATGTATGCTTATCGTTATCGGTCTTTAAAAAAGAAAAAAATAAAAGCAGCCGTCTGGCTATGGATATTGTTATCGGCTTTCATTGCGCTGCTGATACAGACAGATAAATCCTTTCTGACAAAACTGGGAGAGGAGGGGGCAGAAAGCTGTTGTGAAAAAGTACTTGAATTTTATCTTCCCGGCCTGTCATACAGCATAAAGGATGAAAATGAGTGGTCTTTGGTGGAAAAAGTGATCGGTGTACTTTTTTCGGAGGAGGATGTCAATACAGAAAGTGAATCATATAAAACCCAGATCGAGAGTGATCTGTCTTATGAGACAATCTTAGCGCGGGAGGCTGCAGATGAAAACTATGTGGATGAAAAGACTGGGAAAGTGATACCATCTGTCGGAAGCGCAGATGGTACGAGCCTGCCAGATGATGAAAAAGAGGTTGAGAATACAAAAGAGAATGTGGAAGAACAAGACATGGCACAAGATCAGACTTTGAAAGATACAGACAGTAAAGAAGCGGCAGCAGTGGCAGATGGTAAAGTGGTCACGTTTGCCAGGGAAAAGCTGGATGATTTTGATTATCTGATCCAGAATTTTTATCAGGTAGATAATACGACAACAATCGGGAGCACACAGCTTAATGCAGATGCCCTGCTTGGAAAGGATGTGCGTTTAAGCCATGATGCATCCACACCGCAGATTCTGATCTATCACACACATTCACAGGAAGGATATGCAGATTCTGTCCCTGGTGATGCTTCCATGACGGTGGTGGGTGTCGGAGATTATCTGACAGAGCTTCTGACACAAAAATATGGTTTTTCTGTTATCCACCACACGGGGCAGTATGATGTCGGAGACAGAGATCATGCTTATGCAAAAGCGGGGCCTGCGTTAGAACAGATTTTAGCGGAGAATCAGAGTATTGAGGTTGTGATCGATCTGCATCGTGACGGCGTTGGGGACAATACAAGGCTGGTGACAGAACAAAACGGTGTGCAGATGGCACAGGTGATGTTTTTTAATGGGTTAAGCCGTACGACGAAAACAGGTGATATCGAATATCTGTATAATCCTTATATCGCAGATAATCTGGCGGTATCGTTTCAGATGCAGCTAAAGGCGGCGGAATATTATCCGGGATTTACCAGAAGAATTTACCTGAAAGGGTACCGCTACAATATGCACTATTGCCCGAAAACGCTCCTGATTGAGGTTGGGGCACAGACGAATACACTCGAAGAAGCAAAAAATGCAATGGTGCCGCTTGCTGATCTGCTCAATAAAGTATTGACGGGACCACAGTAG